The Zingiber officinale cultivar Zhangliang chromosome 9A, Zo_v1.1, whole genome shotgun sequence genome window below encodes:
- the LOC122020677 gene encoding transcription factor bHLH111-like isoform X2 yields the protein MRMASYMISFIWSPSSRAKENACIHSMAGEASSSSWWEIPATSVSTHDSINKWPPPSRRYSSPYDQDPASSFTNIPGLSMSSSSANISSEPVQSQLWNQALLNVGGGRDTLNHHHNDNESFLQPLNSKSLTTDQIFHGANDYLSTPLSLSSLEKLSRLQVERLSSNTSDMAINWSLAPPNPHLDHPLSPSVSSLPVTSLLADHYSTLNLADVKHDRLRSSYLSCSYDGVTIKGETNDQHQETSVNSKLCPNELLWTGTRSLSDGISFTGCLNKPLLEGSASSNRRNGRTFTATSEGKRKRPDYSSEILLKKSKHENSTASSTKAPKMKLTDKITALQQLVSPFGKTDTASVLFETYNCIKILHEQVQLLSDPYIKSSGSKDHSGWGEMARKGIAETNLDLRSKGLCLVPISCIPEDHKENCGMKKFFHHQIS from the exons ATGCGAATGGCTAGCTACATGATTTCCTTTATATGGTCTCCTAGTTCAAGAGCCAAAGAGAATGCATGCATTCATTCCATGGCAGGAGAAGCCTCATCCAGTAGCTGGTGGGAGATCCCTGCCACCTCTGTCTCCACTCACGACTCCATCAACAAATGGCCGCCTCCCAGCCGCCGATACAGTTCACCTTACGACCAAGACCCTGCCTCTTCCTTCACCAACATACCGGGCCTCAGCATGAGTTCCTCATCGGCCAATATCTCCAGCGAGCCGGTGCAGAGCCAACTATGGAACCAAGCTTTGTT AAACGTCGGAGGCGGCAGAGACACCCTGAACCACCACCATAATGACAACGAAAGCTTTTTGCAACCATTGAACTCCAAAAGCCTGACAACAGATCAGATCTTCCACGGTGCTAACGACTACCTGAGCACTCCACTGTCACTGAGCAGCCTGGAGAAGTTGAGCAGACTCCAGGTTGAGAGATTGAGCAGTAACACATCAGACATGGCTATCAACTGGTCTTTAGCacctccaaaccctcacctggACCACCCTCTTTCGCCATCAGTATCAAGCCTTCCTGTCACTTCTTTGCTGGCTGATCACTACTCTACACTGAACCTTGCTGATGTTAAGCATGATAGATTACGTTCAAGTTACTTGTCATGTAGTTATGACGGCGTTACCATTAAAGGAGAGACTAACGATCAGCATCAGGAGACGAGCGTCAATAGCAAACTGTGTCCAAATGAGTTGCTTTGGACTGGCACCAGAAGTTTGTCAGATGGTATTTCTTTCACTGGTTGTTTGAACAAGCCACTGCTTGAAGGCTCGGCTTCATCT AATAGAAGAAATGGGAGAACATTTACTGCCACCAgtgaagggaaaaggaaaagaccTGATTACAGTTCAGAGATACTGCTGAAGAAATCCAAGCATGAGAATTCAACGGCTTCATCTACTAAG GCACCTAAGATGAAGTTGACAGACAAGATCACTGCGTTGCAACAGCTCGTGTCACCTTTTGGCAAG ACTGACACTGCATCAGTGCTCTTTGAGACATATAATTGTATCAAAATTTTGCATGAGCAAGTACAG TTGCTCAGTGACCCATACATAAAGTCAAGTGGTAGCAAG GATCACAGTGGTTGGGGAGAGATGGCGAGGAAGGGGATAGCAGAGACAAATCTTGATTTGAGAAGTAAAGGGCTCTGCTTAGTTCCTATTTCCTGCATTCCGGAAGACCATAAAGAAAATTGTGG CATGAAGAAATTCTTCCATCATC
- the LOC122020677 gene encoding transcription factor bHLH111-like isoform X3 translates to MRMASYMISFIWSPSSRAKENACIHSMAGEASSSSWWEIPATSVSTHDSINKWPPPSRRYSSPYDQDPASSFTNIPGLSMSSSSANISSEPVQSQLWNQALLNVGGGRDTLNHHHNDNESFLQPLNSKSLTTDQIFHGANDYLSTPLSLSSLEKLSRLQVERLSSNTSDMAINWSLAPPNPHLDHPLSPSVSSLPVTSLLADHYSTLNLADVKHDRLRSSYLSCSYDGVTIKGETNDQHQETSVNSKLCPNELLWTGTRSLSDGISFTGCLNKPLLEGSASSNRRNGRTFTATSEGKRKRPDYSSEILLKKSKHENSTASSTKAPKMKLTDKITALQQLVSPFGKTDTASVLFETYNCIKILHEQVQLLSDPYIKSSGSKDHSGWGEMARKGIAETNLDLRSKGLCLVPISCIPEDHKENS, encoded by the exons ATGCGAATGGCTAGCTACATGATTTCCTTTATATGGTCTCCTAGTTCAAGAGCCAAAGAGAATGCATGCATTCATTCCATGGCAGGAGAAGCCTCATCCAGTAGCTGGTGGGAGATCCCTGCCACCTCTGTCTCCACTCACGACTCCATCAACAAATGGCCGCCTCCCAGCCGCCGATACAGTTCACCTTACGACCAAGACCCTGCCTCTTCCTTCACCAACATACCGGGCCTCAGCATGAGTTCCTCATCGGCCAATATCTCCAGCGAGCCGGTGCAGAGCCAACTATGGAACCAAGCTTTGTT AAACGTCGGAGGCGGCAGAGACACCCTGAACCACCACCATAATGACAACGAAAGCTTTTTGCAACCATTGAACTCCAAAAGCCTGACAACAGATCAGATCTTCCACGGTGCTAACGACTACCTGAGCACTCCACTGTCACTGAGCAGCCTGGAGAAGTTGAGCAGACTCCAGGTTGAGAGATTGAGCAGTAACACATCAGACATGGCTATCAACTGGTCTTTAGCacctccaaaccctcacctggACCACCCTCTTTCGCCATCAGTATCAAGCCTTCCTGTCACTTCTTTGCTGGCTGATCACTACTCTACACTGAACCTTGCTGATGTTAAGCATGATAGATTACGTTCAAGTTACTTGTCATGTAGTTATGACGGCGTTACCATTAAAGGAGAGACTAACGATCAGCATCAGGAGACGAGCGTCAATAGCAAACTGTGTCCAAATGAGTTGCTTTGGACTGGCACCAGAAGTTTGTCAGATGGTATTTCTTTCACTGGTTGTTTGAACAAGCCACTGCTTGAAGGCTCGGCTTCATCT AATAGAAGAAATGGGAGAACATTTACTGCCACCAgtgaagggaaaaggaaaagaccTGATTACAGTTCAGAGATACTGCTGAAGAAATCCAAGCATGAGAATTCAACGGCTTCATCTACTAAG GCACCTAAGATGAAGTTGACAGACAAGATCACTGCGTTGCAACAGCTCGTGTCACCTTTTGGCAAG ACTGACACTGCATCAGTGCTCTTTGAGACATATAATTGTATCAAAATTTTGCATGAGCAAGTACAG TTGCTCAGTGACCCATACATAAAGTCAAGTGGTAGCAAG GATCACAGTGGTTGGGGAGAGATGGCGAGGAAGGGGATAGCAGAGACAAATCTTGATTTGAGAAGTAAAGGGCTCTGCTTAGTTCCTATTTCCTGCATTCCGGAAGACCATAAAGAAAATT CATGA
- the LOC122020677 gene encoding transcription factor bHLH111-like isoform X1, with protein MRMASYMISFIWSPSSRAKENACIHSMAGEASSSSWWEIPATSVSTHDSINKWPPPSRRYSSPYDQDPASSFTNIPGLSMSSSSANISSEPVQSQLWNQALLNVGGGRDTLNHHHNDNESFLQPLNSKSLTTDQIFHGANDYLSTPLSLSSLEKLSRLQVERLSSNTSDMAINWSLAPPNPHLDHPLSPSVSSLPVTSLLADHYSTLNLADVKHDRLRSSYLSCSYDGVTIKGETNDQHQETSVNSKLCPNELLWTGTRSLSDGISFTGCLNKPLLEGSASSNRRNGRTFTATSEGKRKRPDYSSEILLKKSKHENSTASSTKAPKMKLTDKITALQQLVSPFGKTDTASVLFETYNCIKILHEQVQLLSDPYIKSSGSKDHSGWGEMARKGIAETNLDLRSKGLCLVPISCIPEDHKENCGLDYWVPAYRTCLYG; from the exons ATGCGAATGGCTAGCTACATGATTTCCTTTATATGGTCTCCTAGTTCAAGAGCCAAAGAGAATGCATGCATTCATTCCATGGCAGGAGAAGCCTCATCCAGTAGCTGGTGGGAGATCCCTGCCACCTCTGTCTCCACTCACGACTCCATCAACAAATGGCCGCCTCCCAGCCGCCGATACAGTTCACCTTACGACCAAGACCCTGCCTCTTCCTTCACCAACATACCGGGCCTCAGCATGAGTTCCTCATCGGCCAATATCTCCAGCGAGCCGGTGCAGAGCCAACTATGGAACCAAGCTTTGTT AAACGTCGGAGGCGGCAGAGACACCCTGAACCACCACCATAATGACAACGAAAGCTTTTTGCAACCATTGAACTCCAAAAGCCTGACAACAGATCAGATCTTCCACGGTGCTAACGACTACCTGAGCACTCCACTGTCACTGAGCAGCCTGGAGAAGTTGAGCAGACTCCAGGTTGAGAGATTGAGCAGTAACACATCAGACATGGCTATCAACTGGTCTTTAGCacctccaaaccctcacctggACCACCCTCTTTCGCCATCAGTATCAAGCCTTCCTGTCACTTCTTTGCTGGCTGATCACTACTCTACACTGAACCTTGCTGATGTTAAGCATGATAGATTACGTTCAAGTTACTTGTCATGTAGTTATGACGGCGTTACCATTAAAGGAGAGACTAACGATCAGCATCAGGAGACGAGCGTCAATAGCAAACTGTGTCCAAATGAGTTGCTTTGGACTGGCACCAGAAGTTTGTCAGATGGTATTTCTTTCACTGGTTGTTTGAACAAGCCACTGCTTGAAGGCTCGGCTTCATCT AATAGAAGAAATGGGAGAACATTTACTGCCACCAgtgaagggaaaaggaaaagaccTGATTACAGTTCAGAGATACTGCTGAAGAAATCCAAGCATGAGAATTCAACGGCTTCATCTACTAAG GCACCTAAGATGAAGTTGACAGACAAGATCACTGCGTTGCAACAGCTCGTGTCACCTTTTGGCAAG ACTGACACTGCATCAGTGCTCTTTGAGACATATAATTGTATCAAAATTTTGCATGAGCAAGTACAG TTGCTCAGTGACCCATACATAAAGTCAAGTGGTAGCAAG GATCACAGTGGTTGGGGAGAGATGGCGAGGAAGGGGATAGCAGAGACAAATCTTGATTTGAGAAGTAAAGGGCTCTGCTTAGTTCCTATTTCCTGCATTCCGGAAGACCATAAAGAAAATTGTGGGTTAGATTACTGGGTGCCAGCTTATAGAACTTGTTTGTACGGATGA